From one Colletotrichum destructivum chromosome 3, complete sequence genomic stretch:
- a CDS encoding Putative transmembrane emp24 domain-containing protein, with amino-acid sequence MRVSAIACGLLACFISQAAATALTYKLHANEKACFYAKTQKENEKIAFYFAVQSGGSFDVDYVVTGPGNKIILDGAKERQGDFVFTAQQLGDYEFCFNNEMSTFAEKFVDFEIAVENEVRAQLPAKQGASPEQHTTLEETIFKLSGQLSTISRGQKYFRTRENRNFSTVRSTEGRIINFSMIQCALIVLMGALQVFIVRFFFQGARKGYV; translated from the exons ATGAGGGTGTCCGCTATTGCCTGCGGGCTTCTCGCCTGCTTCATTTCCCAGGCGGCTGCCACGGCACTGACCTACAAGCTTCATGCCAACGAGAAGGCCTGCTTCTACGCCAAGACCCAGAAGGAGAACGAGAAGATTGCTTTCTACTTTGCC GTTCAATCTGGTGGCTCTTTCGACGTCGACTACGTCGTGACGGGACCAGGCAACAAGATCATTCTGGATGGAGCTAAGGAACGCCAGGGCGACTTTGTCTTCACGGCCCAACAGCTGGGCGACTACGAGTTCTGTTTTAACAACGAGATGAGCACCTTCGCCGAGAAGTTCGTCGACTTTGAGATTGCC GTCGAGAACGAGGTTCGCGCCCAGCTCCCCGCCAAGCAGGGCGCCTCTCCTGAACAGCACACAACTCTCGAGGAAACCATCTTCAAGCTCTCCGGTCAGCTCTCGACCATCTCCAGGGGCCAGAAATACTTCCGCACCAGAGAGAACCGAAACTTCAGCACTGTTCGCAGCACCGAGGGCCGCATCATCAACTTCAGCATGATTCAGTGCGCTTTGATCGTGCTGATGGGAGCTCTGCAAGTGTTTATTGTCCGCTTCTTCTTTCAAGGAGCTCGCAAGGGCTACGTATAG
- a CDS encoding Putative phoD-like phosphatase, metallophosphatase domain, metallo-dependent phosphatase: MTIQTRIATTSSIALRAVSYLFLRWFPGPAAVPLSIFALFAVFAPSFVSGYISEPKYDVVEEDVNVTVKEHISEGEPVNDYVATQEVRIEETLTVKDKASPWKTLLFGTPSSTSPVLSALTFLTNVILVAMTADFLLRVRHYHPVDNLSFVRLGYVSPTEAKFVLREPDQTKMPVTLEIHIKDPQPPFDNPLWQVGGGMRYTENTTDFTTTLTIPLKHSQQRIYEWRTSNNHSGEFVAPPRAGQMSTFADNKFTFLSTSCILPRFPYNPFEHPLAIPGMRHLANVLPKLQAQFMLFLGDFIYIDVPKRQGKNEEDYRQKYRHVYASPDWAPVAQNLSWIHVLDDHEIGNDWSSNTTGVYRAAIEPWHHYQELANPPPAPVAGTSNLRREGATYFEFVQGPASFFMLDTRSYRSDNDLPFDSPEKTMLGAHQLEDFLDWLNRPEPKGVKWKIVASSIPLTKNWPINRKDTWGGFLFERRKVLEAMWDVGARGVGVIVVSGDRHEFAATKFPPPAGGRWPETAAAHEFSCSPLNQFASPLPSYRQNDDEDISLKYIHSGNSKFGSLTIENLAEGEQSSLKYSLYIDGEVAWNTMILSPPPVSSEKTSASFWNKLKGN, translated from the exons ATGACGATTCAGACGCGCATAGCAACTACCTCTTCGATTGCTCTGAGAGCGGTCTCATACCTCTTTCTGAGATGG TTTCCGGGTCCC GCTGCTGTACCCTTGAGCATCTTTGCGCTTTTTGCAGTCTTTGCACCTTCCTTCGTCTCAGGATACATCAGTGAACCAAAGTACGATGTtgtggaggaggacgtcAATGTCACTGTGAAAGAGCACATCTCGGAAGGTGAACCAGTCAACGACTATGTCGCTACTCAGGAGGTCCGGATCGAAGAGACCCTTaccgtcaaggacaaggccaGTCCGTGGAAGACCCTTCTTTTTGGAACGCCTAGCTCTACCAGCCCTGTTCTTTCGGCTCTCACATTCCTAACCAATGTCATCTTGGTTGCGATGACTGCCGACTTCCTCCTACGCGTTCGTCACTATCATCCAGTCGACAATTTGTCATTTGTGCGTCTCGGCTACGTCTCACCTACCGAAGCCAAATTCGTTTTGCGCGAGCCCGATCAGACCAAGATGCCTGTTACCCTGGAGATTCACATCAAAGATCCGCAGCCACCGTTCGACAACCCTCTTTGGCAAGTTGGTGGGGGAATGAGATACACGGAAAACACAACGGATTTCACCACGACGCTCACCATCCCCCTGAAGCACTCGCAGCAGAGAATTTACGAGTGGCGTACCTCCAACAATCACAGCGGCGAGTTCGTTGCGCCTCCGAGAGCGGGTCAGATGTCGACCTTCGCGGACAACAAGTTCACCTTCCTCTCGACGTCGTGCATCCTTCCTCGGTTCCCTTACAACCCCTTCGAGCATCCTCTTGCCATCCCAGGCATGCGACATCTCGCCAATGTGCTGCCGAAGCTCCAGGCGCAGTTCATGTTGTTTCTAGGGGATTTTATCTACATCGATGTTCCCAAGCGTCAGGGCAAGAACGAAGAGGACTATCGCCAAAAATACCGACACGTCTATGCCTCTCCGGACTGGGCTCCCGTTGCGCAGAACCTCAGCTGGATTCATGTGCTTGACGATCATGAGATTGGCAATGACTGGTCGTCCAACACAACGGGCGTGTACCGTGCAGCCATCGAGCCGTGGCATCACTACCAGGAGCTCGCAAACCCCCCTCCAGCGCCTGTTGCCGGAACTAGCAACCTCCGAAGAGAGGGTGCGACTTACTTTGAATTTGTTCAAGGGCCGGCAAGCTTCTTCATGCTCGACACCCGCTCGTACCGATCCGACAACGACCTTCCCTTTGATAGCCCAGAGAAGACTATGTTGGGTGCCCACCAGCTTGAGGATTTCCTTGATTGGCTCAATCGACCAGAACCAAAGGGCGTAAAGTGGAAGATTGTAGCTTCGTCGATCCCACTAACCAAGAACTGGCCGATCAACCGCAAGGACACGTGGGGCGGGTTCTTGTTTGAGCGACGCAAAGTTCTCGAAGCGATGTGGGATGTGGGCGCAAGAGGCGTTGGTGTCATCGTTGTATCGGGCGATCGTCACGAGTTCGCTGCCACCAAATTTCCCCCGCCAGCAGGTGGAAGGTGGCCCGAGACTGCTGCCGCGCACGAGTTCTCGTGCAGTCCTCTGAACCAGTTTGCCTCGCCTCTTCCCAGCTACAGACAAAACGACGATGAGGACATTTCCCTCAA GTACATTCACTCTGGCAACTCTAAGTTCGGCTCTCTCACCATCGAGAACCTTGCCGAGGGGGAACAGAGCAGTCTCAAGTACAGCCTTTACATCGATGGTGAGGTGGCCTGGAATACCATGATTCTATCGCCTCCTCCGGTCAGCAGCGAGAAGACTTCGGCTTCGTTTTGGAACAAGTTGAAGGGAAATTAG
- a CDS encoding Putative S-adenosyl-L-methionine-dependent methyltransferase superfamily produces MTQHAPDASMASWTNTIYNLNRGCVDDELERLAYNHFNIWTPLTIDLLPPHILSSLQSQDRPRIADVATGSGVWLTSLVEDLPPHSELFGFDLDKFKFPPRPPTPPIPPPPSSPPLRPEQPRLDFLEQNVLEPFPPELQGTFDLVHVRLLALGLKAGDWDAVLANLYDLLKPGGWLLWEDTGDVFIRAFPPSRAYEEFWWACVKHDARVGRDSLMPAALLKKLRGLGFRNCEQRVWSSWAADESIQQKASTALVRLVKPALAAVVEDGGEETVQTMEDVSRIEREMEQDIDQNGVRIGFDYFWNWGQRPS; encoded by the exons ATGACACAGCACGCCCCTGATGCCTCCATGGCCTCCTGGACTAACACCATCTACAACCTCAACCGCGGCTgcgttgacgacgagctcgagcgcctcgccTATAACCACTTCAACATCTGGACCCCTCTCACCATCGACCTCCTCCCGCCTCATATCCTCTCGTCCCTCCAGTCCCAGGACCGCCCCCGGATCGCCGATGTCGCAACGGGCAGCGGCGTCTGGCTGACCTCCCTCGTCGAAGACCTCCCGCCGCACTCGGAGCTGTTcggcttcgacctcgacaagtTCAAGTtcccgccgcgcccgccgacgccgccgatcccgccgccgccctcatcCCCGCCCCTGCGGCCGGAGCAGCCGCGGCTGGACTTCCTGGAGCAAAACGTGCTAGAGCCGTTCCCCCCAGAGCTACAGGGCACCTTCGATCTCGTCCACGTGAGGCTACTCGCGCTAGGGTTGAAGGCTGGGGATTGGGACGCGGTCCTGGCGAACCTGTACGACCTCTTGAAGCCGGGCGGCTGGCTTCTGTGGGAGGACACGGGAGATGTGTTCATCAGGGCGTTCCCGCCGAGCAGGGCGTACGAGGAGTTCTGGTGGGCTTGCGTGAAGCACGACGCGAGGGTCGGACGGGACAGTCT GATGCCCGCGGCTCTCTTGAAGAAGCTCCGGGGCCTCGGCTTCCGGAACTGCGAGCAAAGAGTATGGAGCTCGTGGGCGGCGGACGAGTCGATCCAGCAAaaggcgtcgacggcgctcGTCCGGCTGGTCAAGCCGGCGTTAGCAGCggtggtcgaggacggcggtgAGGAGACGGTTCAGACGATGGAAGACGTCAGTCGCAtcgagagggagatggaACAGGATATCGACCAGAACGGCGTCCGGATCGGGTTCGATTACTTTTGGAACTGGGGACAACGGCCGTCATGA
- a CDS encoding Putative TauD/TfdA-like domain, gamma-butyrobetaine hydroxylase-like, trimethyllysine dioxygenase, giving the protein MLHLRNIGSRAARRATAFGAATPPRIRASFPSGPARHLSASVASQSRQLNVKIATDGIQVDDLADGSPARRSTLPHFWLRDNCRCRQCVNQDTSQRNFDTYSISEDVRPSDIKSEKEGIRVTWKQDGHKSFYPWHFVKHYLQNDHRSPEQVNYHFWGSDIGSRRPVVDYNHLMASEDESGIAKLTNLIREYGFAFVDGTPFETPEPTQRVLEKIAFIRETHYGGFYDFIPDLAMADTAYTNIALPAHTDTTYFTDPAGLQAFHMLSHEAPPGQEPPKDGKLGGESLLVDAFHAARILLKEDPKAYAILSKVRLPWHASGNKGITISPDRRYPVLEVDQETGQLQRVRWNNDDRGVVPFTEDVSPTEWYAAARKWDAILRRRDVEYWVQLKPGQVLIFDNWRVMHGRSAFEGRRRIAGAYINRDDFISRWRNTNFPREHVLNQVVG; this is encoded by the exons ATGCTTCATCTGAGGAACATCGGCTCCCGAGCCGCCAG GCGCGCCACTGCATTCGGAGCAGCAACTCCACCCCGCATCAGGGCCTCCTTTCCTTCCGGTCCTGCAAGGCATCTCTCCGCATCCGTTGCTTCCCAGTCCCGGCAGTTGAATGTGAAGATCGCCACGGACGGTATTCAAGTTGATGATCTGGCCGACGGTTCCCCTGCCCGTAGATCGACGCT CCCGCACTTTTGGTTAAG AGACAATTGCCGTTGCAGACAGTGCGTGAATCAAGACACATCGCAAAGAAACTTCGACACATATTCC ATCAGTGAAGATGTTCGTCCTTCCGACATCAAGTCGGAAAAAGAAGGGATCCGTGTGACTT GGAAGCAAGACGGTCACAAGAGTTTCTATCCTTGGCACTTCGTCAAGCATTACCTGCAGAATGACCACCGCAGCCCGGAGCAAGTAAA CTACCACTTTTGGGGCTCCGATATTGGCAGCAGAcgccccgtcgtcgactACAACCACCTCATGGCCTCGGAGGATGAATCGGGCATCGCCAAGTTGACCAATCTCATC CGCGAGTATGGCTTTGCTTTTGTCGATGGGACTCCCTTCGAGACCCCCGAGCCGACCCAGCGTGTTTTGGAAAAGATCGCCTTCATCCGTGAGACGCACTACGGTGGCTTCTACGACTTCATCCCCGAcctcgccatggccgacacTGCCTACACCAACATCGCCCTCCCGGCCCACACGGACACTACCTACTTCACGGACCCGGCCGGCCTGCAGGCCTTCCATATGCTCTCCCACGAGGCCCCGCCGGGGCAGGAGCCGCCCAAAGACGGCAAGCTGGGAGGAGAGTcgctgctcgtcgacgccttccACGCCGCCCGCATCTTACTGAAAGAGGACCCCAAGGCGTATGCCATATTGTCGAAGGTGCGCCTGCCATGGCACGCAAGCGGCAACAAAGGCATCACAATCTCCCCCGACAGGCGTTACCCCgtgctcgaggtcgaccagGAAACGGGCCAGCTGCAACGGGTGCGGTGGAACAACGACGATCGTGGGGTTGTGCCCTTCACCGAGGACGTTTCCCCAACCGAGTGGTATGCGGCAGCCCGCAAGTGGGATGCCATCCTCCGGCGGCGTGACGTCGAGTACTGGGTACAGTTGAAGCCTGGTCAAGTTTTGA TTTTTGACAACTGGCGAGTGATGCACGGCCGAAGTGCTTTCGAGGGGAGAAGACGCATTGCCGGTGCCTATA TCAACCGAGATGATTTCATCTCTCGCTGGAGAAACACAAACTTCCCCCGCGAGCATGTCCTAAACCAGGTTGTGggctga
- a CDS encoding Putative short-chain dehydrogenase/reductase SDR, NAD(P)-binding domain superfamily, translating to MFGSILRAVVSRPRVIACVPRVATASRTARFQPFSTTIVTMADMNDGAFKHDATVPPSSNRVLPLFSLKGKTAIVSGAGAGIGLQIAHAYAEAGANVAIWYNSNKKALDRAAEIEKEYGVKCKAYQVNVTSHQEIQESVQQIVSEFNGRLDIFVANSGIAWEEGPLIDGPMDVADRVMAVNVNGTIYCAQVAGEHFRRQKKEGTTLDGKKLEGFTYGSFIATASMSAHIVNVPQSQSVYNSSKAAVIHLCKSLAVEWVGFARVNTVSPGYIKTEISAFAGAEAKKQWKDKTPMGREGEPGELKGAYLYLASDAASYTTGCDLVVDGGYCLP from the exons ATGTTCGGCTCCATCCTCCGTGCTGTCGTCTCGCGGCCTCGAGTCATCGCTTGTGTCCCCCGTGTCGCGACCGCCAGCCGAACCGCCAGATTCCagcccttctcgacgaccaTCGTAACCATGGCAGACATGAATGACGGCGCTTTCAAGCACGACGCCACCGTGCCCCCATCCAGCAACCGTGTGCTGCCCTTGTTCTCCCTCAAgggcaagacggccatcgTCTCTGGCGCGGGCGCCGGCATTGGCCTGCAAATCGCCCACGCCTACGCCGAGGCCGGTGCCAACGTCGCCATCTGGTacaacagcaacaagaaGGCTCTGGACCGCGCTgccgagatcgagaaggagtaCGGTGTCAAAT GCAAGGCGTACCAGGTCAATGTCACCTCCCACCAGGAGATCCAGGAGTCCGTCCAGCAGATTGTGTCTGAATTTAACGGACGTCTTGATATCTTCGTTGCCAACTCGGGCATTGCATGGGAAGAAGGCCCCTTGATCGACGGCCCAATGGATGTCGCTGACAGAGTCATggccgtcaacgtcaacggcACCATCTACTGCGCCCAGGTTGCCGGTGAGCACTTCCGCCgccagaagaaggagggcacGACGCTCGACGGTAAGAAGCTCGAGGGCTTCACCTACGGCAGCTTCATCGCGACGGCCAGCATGAGTGCCCACATCGTCAATGTGCCGCAGTCGCAGTCGGTGTACAATTCGTCCAAGGCGGCCGTCATCCACCTGT GCAAGAGTTTGGCCGTCGAATGGGTTGGTTTTGCCCGCGTCAATACAGTCTCGCCCGGATACATCAAGACGGAGATTTCGGCTTTCGCCGGagccgaggccaagaagcaaTGGAAGGATAAGACTCCCATGGG ACGCGAGGGAGAACCCGGCGAGCTCAAGGGCGCGTATCTTTACCTCGCCTCGGATGCGGCCTCGTACACCACCGGTTGCGAtctggtcgtcgacggaggATACTGCTTGCCTTGA